From a region of the Bacteroidia bacterium genome:
- a CDS encoding sugar transferase, with translation MIKRCFDFVFSLIGLIILLPLFIIISLLVLLTSSGGVFFTQRRVGKEGKEFQLVKFRTMRPGSHRQGLLTVGSADPRITGIGRFLRKTKLDEFPQLWNVLAGDMSLVGPRPEVKKYTDLYTEEQRHVLSVRPGITDLASIEYANENDLLAASGDPEAYYIQQIMPAKLRISLDYLRRQSFFLDLKIILKTVIRILS, from the coding sequence ATGATCAAGCGGTGTTTTGATTTTGTTTTTTCTTTGATTGGACTGATTATTCTGCTGCCTTTGTTTATCATCATTTCTCTGCTTGTTCTGCTGACCTCTTCCGGCGGAGTTTTTTTTACACAGAGAAGAGTAGGGAAGGAAGGCAAAGAATTTCAGCTGGTAAAATTCAGAACCATGCGGCCGGGTTCTCACCGGCAAGGACTTCTTACAGTTGGAAGCGCAGACCCTCGTATCACAGGAATCGGGCGGTTTTTGCGAAAAACCAAACTCGATGAGTTTCCACAGTTATGGAATGTACTTGCCGGCGATATGTCTCTCGTGGGGCCCCGACCGGAAGTAAAAAAGTATACGGATCTTTATACTGAGGAGCAACGGCATGTGCTTTCGGTTCGTCCGGGCATTACGGATCTTGCATCCATTGAATATGCAAATGAGAACGACCTCCTGGCAGCGTCCGGTGATCCGGAGGCGTATTATATTCAGCAAATCATGCCGGCAAAACTCCGTATTTCCCTGGATTACCTTCGTCGCCAAAGCTTTTTCCTTGACCTGAAAATTATCCTGAAAACCGTCATCCGCATCTTATCCTGA
- a CDS encoding glycosyltransferase has product MKICYLADGQSIHTRRWCSHFNGLGHEIHLITFRPAEINGVHVHFIDSGEISAAGGNWKMLLHIPGVRKIIKKIRPDILHAMYATSYGSLAVYGGMKPVVVTALGSDVLVSPFYSRIYQSLLRFVFRKADWLTAMSDPMKETMISLGAKPEKITTVVFGIDTQLFHPGGNRPEAVVRIISTRNLEEIYDIPCLLKAFRELLGNHPNAFLDLVGDGTLRSQLEQMTTDIGIRDKVKFHGRIPQAEIARLLQRSNVFVSAARSDGNNISLNEAMNCGCYCIASDIPANRVWIRNGENGLLYPPGDHELLYLALHQAVMGGEKIRVAAAGMNERLISEKADWNANMKIVEEKYRELIKEP; this is encoded by the coding sequence ATGAAGATATGTTACCTGGCAGACGGACAAAGTATTCATACCAGGAGATGGTGTTCTCACTTTAATGGACTAGGACATGAGATCCATCTTATCACCTTTCGTCCTGCGGAGATCAACGGCGTACATGTACATTTTATTGATTCAGGAGAAATTTCCGCCGCCGGTGGAAACTGGAAAATGCTTTTACATATTCCGGGAGTAAGAAAAATTATCAAAAAGATTCGTCCGGACATTCTTCATGCAATGTATGCCACTTCTTACGGCTCTCTGGCAGTTTACGGCGGAATGAAGCCAGTGGTAGTAACTGCCCTTGGATCGGATGTGCTGGTGAGTCCGTTTTATTCCCGTATATACCAAAGCCTCCTTCGATTTGTTTTCCGTAAAGCGGACTGGCTTACAGCCATGTCTGATCCAATGAAAGAGACGATGATTTCCCTGGGTGCAAAACCCGAAAAGATCACCACTGTGGTTTTTGGAATTGATACGCAACTGTTTCATCCCGGGGGCAACCGGCCGGAAGCCGTTGTGCGCATTATCAGTACACGTAACCTGGAGGAGATCTATGATATTCCCTGCCTGTTAAAAGCTTTTCGTGAATTGCTTGGCAACCATCCGAATGCCTTTCTTGATTTGGTCGGAGACGGCACGCTCAGGAGCCAACTGGAACAAATGACCACGGATATTGGGATCAGGGATAAAGTTAAATTCCACGGACGTATACCGCAAGCGGAAATCGCCCGTTTGCTTCAGCGCTCGAATGTTTTTGTGAGTGCGGCACGTTCCGATGGTAATAATATTTCGCTGAATGAAGCTATGAATTGCGGGTGCTATTGTATTGCATCAGATATCCCGGCTAACCGCGTCTGGATCAGAAACGGTGAGAACGGCCTGCTTTACCCGCCGGGAGATCATGAATTGCTCTACCTTGCTCTCCACCAGGCTGTGATGGGAGGAGAAAAGATACGGGTTGCCGCAGCAGGGATGAATGAAAGACTGATTTCCGAAAAAGCGGACTGGAATGCGAACATGAAAATTGTTGAAGAAAAGTATCGTGAATTAATAAAAGAACCATGA
- a CDS encoding transglutaminase family protein, with protein sequence MKPKEVNALISLLDDPDSGIFENVRERLMSMGDEVIPQLEHAWEHSFDPLMQKRIEQIIHTIQFDRTRKSFAEWAEPGKQDLMEGVILVAKTQYPDLDLDKIRKQVDQIKQDVWLELNNNLTAFEKVKVLNHILFDVHGFSGNTSNYHAPQNSYLNNVLESKKGNPLSLSIIYALIAQELGIPVYGVNLPEHFVLAYVDTYESWPSERDDDDKVLFYINPFSKGAIFTRKEIEAFLRQLKLPVDRKFYLPCTNVDMVRRLLNNLINSYEKLGYPSKVEEMKELLASLKENGSNSL encoded by the coding sequence ATGAAACCGAAGGAGGTCAACGCCCTTATCAGCCTGCTTGACGATCCCGACTCAGGGATATTTGAGAACGTTCGCGAGAGGTTGATGTCAATGGGAGATGAGGTTATCCCGCAGCTGGAGCACGCGTGGGAGCATTCCTTTGACCCGTTGATGCAAAAGAGAATTGAGCAGATTATTCATACCATTCAGTTTGACCGCACCCGTAAGAGTTTTGCCGAATGGGCAGAGCCAGGTAAACAGGATTTGATGGAGGGAGTGATACTGGTGGCAAAAACCCAGTACCCCGACCTTGACCTGGATAAGATCCGTAAGCAGGTGGATCAGATCAAACAGGATGTCTGGCTTGAATTGAACAATAACCTTACAGCCTTTGAAAAAGTAAAGGTGCTGAATCATATACTTTTCGATGTTCATGGATTTTCAGGCAATACATCCAACTATCACGCGCCGCAGAATTCATACCTTAACAATGTACTGGAATCCAAAAAGGGCAACCCGCTCTCCTTGTCAATTATCTATGCGCTGATCGCTCAGGAACTCGGAATCCCTGTCTATGGGGTGAATCTGCCTGAACATTTTGTGCTGGCATATGTAGATACTTACGAAAGCTGGCCATCGGAGAGAGACGACGATGACAAAGTGCTTTTTTATATCAATCCCTTCAGCAAAGGTGCCATCTTTACCCGGAAAGAAATTGAAGCATTCCTTAGACAGCTTAAGCTTCCGGTTGATAGAAAATTTTACCTTCCTTGCACGAATGTTGATATGGTTCGGCGCTTGTTGAACAACCTTATCAATTCTTACGAAAAACTGGGATATCCTTCCAAAGTGGAGGAAATGAAGGAACTTCTCGCATCCCTGAAAGAGAACGGATCAAATTCTTTGTAG
- a CDS encoding DegT/DnrJ/EryC1/StrS family aminotransferase, translating to MIPFSPPRVDQKTIDAVVEVLKSGWITTGPRTKHFERRLTEYNGNKATVALNSATAGLELALRWFGVREGDEVILPAYTYAATANVVVHCGAKPVFVDVNPDDFNISLPAIKKAVNSSTKVIMPVDFGGFPCDYIAINALVNEKEIKALFSPVTPEQKKLGRILVLSDAAHSIGATMGRQRTGSLTDISVFSFHTVKNLTTSEGGAIALNLEGFDNEAVYRELCIKGLHGQNKDALAKMQKGNWRYDIVEPGFKCNMTDIVAAIGLVELDRYESETLPRRKAICDLYSERFSKKAWAELPVMQKEGRRSCYHLYPLRLRGATEDIRDAIIRDIFEQDVSVNVHFVPVPMMSYYKNRGYSVLNYPTAYDNYSRVITLPVYFDLSPGDQEKVIAAVIHAVEKNLG from the coding sequence ATGATCCCATTCTCACCACCCCGCGTAGACCAAAAAACAATCGATGCAGTTGTTGAGGTGCTGAAATCGGGCTGGATCACCACAGGTCCGCGCACAAAGCATTTTGAAAGAAGACTCACGGAATACAACGGGAATAAAGCAACCGTAGCACTGAATTCTGCCACCGCTGGTCTTGAGCTCGCGCTCCGTTGGTTTGGAGTGAGGGAAGGGGATGAAGTGATCCTTCCGGCGTATACCTATGCAGCAACGGCAAATGTAGTGGTCCATTGCGGGGCAAAACCTGTGTTTGTGGATGTGAATCCGGATGATTTCAATATTTCTTTGCCGGCTATTAAAAAAGCAGTTAATTCTTCTACCAAGGTGATAATGCCGGTGGATTTTGGTGGATTTCCATGCGACTATATTGCAATCAATGCGCTGGTGAATGAGAAAGAAATAAAAGCTTTGTTTTCTCCGGTTACTCCGGAACAGAAAAAACTGGGACGTATTCTGGTACTTTCCGATGCAGCACATTCCATCGGTGCTACGATGGGTCGCCAGCGCACCGGCAGCCTGACGGATATTTCGGTATTTTCTTTTCATACGGTGAAGAATCTGACGACCTCTGAAGGCGGAGCCATTGCACTTAATCTGGAAGGATTCGATAACGAAGCGGTGTACCGGGAACTATGCATTAAAGGATTACACGGCCAGAATAAAGATGCACTGGCTAAAATGCAAAAAGGGAACTGGCGATATGATATTGTAGAGCCGGGCTTTAAATGTAATATGACGGATATTGTGGCGGCTATAGGCCTTGTGGAGCTGGATCGCTATGAGTCGGAAACACTTCCGCGACGAAAAGCTATTTGTGATCTGTACAGCGAGCGGTTTTCGAAAAAAGCGTGGGCGGAATTGCCGGTTATGCAAAAAGAAGGACGGAGATCGTGCTATCATCTGTATCCTTTACGGTTGCGTGGTGCAACCGAAGATATAAGAGATGCTATCATCAGAGATATTTTTGAGCAGGATGTAAGTGTGAATGTGCACTTCGTACCGGTTCCAATGATGAGTTATTATAAGAACCGGGGCTACTCCGTTTTGAATTACCCTACGGCGTATGACAATTACTCCAGGGTGATCACACTCCCTGTTTATTTTGATCTCAGTCCGGGTGATCAGGAAAAAGTGATTGCTGCAGTGATACATGCAGTTGAAAAGAACCTGGGATGA
- a CDS encoding insulinase family protein has product MIRFSRFTLPNGLKVIHHEDHSTPLVCLNILYDVGARDEDPARTGFAHLFEHLMFGGSVHIPSYDEPLQRVGGENNAFTTNDLTNYYLTVPANNIETGYWLESDRMLSLAFSEKSLEVQRSVVIEEFKQRYLNQPYGDVWLLLRPLAYKVHPYQWDTIGKEIRHIEEASMADVRQFFDRHYRPNNAILVTAGNMSDGEARRLAEKWFGDLPKGAERRRKLPKEPAQTEARFLEVFRNVPANAIYKVWHMPDRLHPDYHAHDLLSDILSRGQSSRLFNRLVKEKKIFSEINAFITGDVDEGLFVINGKIHADKTPEEADAAIEDEIQKLVDDIVPARELEKVRNKAESTLVFSEMSVMNKAMNLAIMELLGDAGNVNTEADKYRAVTAEQIRNVAERLFRVTNCSTMYYRVRK; this is encoded by the coding sequence ATGATCCGCTTCAGCAGGTTCACCCTTCCCAACGGACTTAAAGTGATCCATCACGAGGATCACTCTACACCGCTGGTATGCCTGAATATACTGTACGATGTGGGTGCGCGCGACGAAGATCCCGCTCGTACCGGTTTTGCGCACTTGTTCGAACATCTCATGTTCGGTGGCAGCGTTCACATTCCTTCCTACGACGAGCCCCTGCAGCGGGTAGGGGGGGAGAATAATGCATTCACTACTAACGATCTTACGAATTACTACCTGACGGTACCTGCAAATAATATCGAAACCGGGTACTGGCTCGAATCTGACAGGATGTTATCGCTCGCTTTTTCAGAGAAAAGCCTGGAAGTGCAGAGAAGTGTGGTGATTGAAGAATTCAAGCAGCGTTATCTCAATCAGCCGTACGGAGATGTCTGGCTGCTTCTCAGGCCTCTCGCTTATAAAGTACATCCCTATCAATGGGACACCATAGGAAAGGAGATCCGCCATATCGAAGAGGCGTCCATGGCAGATGTACGACAGTTTTTCGACCGGCATTACCGTCCGAATAATGCCATTCTTGTTACGGCAGGAAACATGAGTGATGGTGAGGCCCGGCGCCTGGCGGAAAAATGGTTTGGGGATCTTCCGAAGGGCGCTGAAAGAAGGAGAAAACTACCCAAAGAACCTGCACAAACAGAAGCCCGTTTTCTGGAAGTTTTCCGTAATGTTCCTGCCAACGCCATTTATAAAGTCTGGCATATGCCGGACCGCCTGCACCCCGACTATCATGCACACGACCTTCTGAGTGATATTTTATCACGTGGTCAGAGTTCCAGATTATTCAACCGGCTGGTGAAGGAGAAAAAAATATTTTCAGAAATCAATGCGTTCATTACAGGAGATGTTGACGAAGGGCTTTTTGTGATCAACGGGAAAATACATGCAGACAAAACACCAGAGGAAGCAGATGCTGCAATTGAAGATGAGATACAGAAACTCGTAGACGATATTGTTCCGGCGCGGGAATTGGAAAAGGTCAGAAACAAAGCCGAATCTACGCTGGTGTTTTCCGAAATGTCTGTTATGAATAAAGCCATGAACCTGGCCATAATGGAATTACTGGGTGATGCCGGAAATGTGAATACCGAAGCGGATAAGTACCGCGCCGTTACAGCAGAGCAGATCAGAAATGTAGCGGAAAGACTGTTTCGTGTCACTAATTGTTCTACCATGTACTACCGCGTGAGGAAATGA
- a CDS encoding nucleoside phosphorylase, with amino-acid sequence MIPPSELILTTHGRIYHLGMHPQELADKVILVGDPGRVEMVAAHFSKRECEIRNREFHCVTGAYDSKRITVLSTGIGTDNIDIVINELDALANIDFASRTVKKELRSLEIVRIGTCGALQEDIPVDSFVVSSFGMGLDVLMNYYRGAQNHHDLSLQEQFLLQMKDWPLHLHKPLFFEGDSILCSRIGEGMVSGITATAPGFYGPQGRQLRLQAFLENMEERLGKLAFYHIAHDSLRICNFEMETSALYGLSLLSGHKAATVCAVVANRLRREFSTAHTEIMQNLIRTVLQRI; translated from the coding sequence ATGATTCCTCCCTCAGAACTCATTCTTACCACTCATGGCCGGATCTATCATCTTGGGATGCATCCGCAGGAGCTGGCCGACAAAGTGATCCTTGTCGGAGATCCCGGGCGGGTGGAAATGGTTGCGGCTCATTTTTCAAAAAGGGAATGTGAGATACGTAACAGGGAGTTTCACTGCGTAACAGGGGCGTACGATTCTAAGAGAATCACTGTATTAAGTACAGGTATTGGTACGGACAACATAGATATTGTAATCAACGAACTGGATGCGCTGGCTAATATCGATTTTGCATCCCGCACTGTTAAAAAGGAATTGCGTTCCCTGGAGATTGTTCGCATCGGTACCTGCGGAGCCCTTCAGGAAGATATACCTGTAGATAGTTTTGTTGTTTCATCATTTGGGATGGGACTGGATGTACTGATGAACTACTACCGCGGTGCACAAAATCATCACGATCTCAGCCTACAGGAACAGTTTCTTTTACAAATGAAGGATTGGCCTCTCCACCTTCATAAGCCTTTATTTTTTGAGGGCGATAGCATTCTCTGCTCACGTATAGGAGAAGGAATGGTTAGCGGCATTACGGCTACAGCTCCCGGTTTTTACGGGCCACAGGGGCGTCAGCTTCGGCTTCAGGCTTTCCTTGAAAACATGGAAGAAAGACTGGGTAAACTCGCATTCTACCATATTGCCCATGATTCGCTCAGAATATGCAATTTCGAGATGGAAACTTCCGCTTTATATGGACTTTCCCTGCTGTCGGGGCACAAGGCTGCAACCGTGTGTGCGGTAGTTGCGAACAGACTACGTCGGGAATTTTCGACGGCGCATACTGAGATCATGCAAAATCTGATCCGAACAGTACTACAAAGAATTTGA
- a CDS encoding glycosyltransferase, which produces MAPVAAGIALVVWIGSGNWKAKAGNMKANAGLILFPLYFLLHLAGMAWTENASAGWADVETKLSLFILPVLFAAQGTVPAELLRSVKRAFVCGLILSVFIGLTFSSWNYFYEWWQVRTGELSGQFYNTDFFLAGRFSPFVHPGYYAVYLSFGMFLIMEEVLFNFRCSAREKRGAGFIIILFGVAVLLTVSRIGMFCIFLLAIRLLYLLAFKKGKPLSALAVILIVGITGMLVYFNSATIRYRVEQTITGFSSNNTKDSTDLRSGVWHSAWEAGKEDRLKGSGTGDVKQLLIKKYRENGLITAADKELNAHNQFLQSTAALGLPGLILLALTFIITFLKPNFQLRVLLMVLFAFMLVESVLEIQAGTLFVAFWIPLMCISGNSGRNAKRSLLIVTQYFPPETGAPQNRLYELALRLRKSGMEVNVLTALPNYPRMEIMKGYRNGENRKENMEGMIVYRCWIYVSKKRSIFPRLLNYFSFVWTSMWAGLFRIPRHDIILIESPPLFLGISGRWIAFWRGSNMIFNVSDLWPESAEKLGLVKNRLFLRAATVLEEQLYRKSWKITGQTQGIVKNISERFPGKKIHWLPNGVDLRLYTPEPGQGEWRKKAGIPAEKLLITYAGIIGHAQGLEVILRAAHRLQDLEKVQFLLLGDGPEKEGLMTMARQRFLSNVLFLDPVSKKEMREVVRATDLAVVPLRRLELFKGAIPSKIFENIAMKKPVLLGVDGEARSLFIEEGKCGYYFEPENDEDLAKAVRHAASNPEELETMGENGRVYAEKRFNREIIAAEFMRFIEND; this is translated from the coding sequence ATGGCCCCCGTAGCCGCAGGTATAGCCCTGGTGGTATGGATAGGATCCGGTAATTGGAAAGCTAAAGCAGGCAATATGAAAGCGAATGCAGGGTTGATCTTATTTCCCCTGTACTTCCTTCTGCATTTGGCAGGAATGGCCTGGACAGAAAACGCTTCTGCAGGATGGGCCGATGTGGAAACAAAACTATCCTTATTCATTCTTCCGGTCCTTTTCGCTGCCCAGGGTACTGTTCCGGCAGAACTTCTCCGCTCCGTAAAACGGGCGTTTGTCTGCGGGCTGATCCTTTCCGTGTTTATCGGGTTAACATTTTCCTCCTGGAACTACTTTTACGAGTGGTGGCAGGTACGCACGGGCGAACTCAGCGGACAGTTTTATAATACTGATTTCTTCCTTGCAGGAAGATTTTCTCCTTTTGTGCACCCGGGATATTATGCGGTGTACCTTTCTTTCGGGATGTTCCTGATTATGGAAGAGGTACTGTTCAACTTCCGCTGTTCCGCCAGAGAGAAACGGGGAGCCGGATTCATAATAATCCTTTTCGGTGTTGCGGTGTTGCTGACAGTTTCCCGGATCGGGATGTTCTGCATCTTCCTGCTTGCCATCCGGTTACTCTATCTTCTCGCTTTCAAAAAGGGCAAGCCACTTTCAGCTTTGGCGGTAATACTAATCGTTGGAATCACAGGTATGCTGGTATACTTTAACAGTGCAACCATCCGTTACCGTGTGGAGCAAACCATAACGGGTTTTTCTTCAAACAACACGAAAGACAGCACAGACCTCCGGTCCGGTGTTTGGCATTCAGCCTGGGAAGCAGGGAAAGAGGACCGGCTTAAAGGCTCCGGCACAGGAGACGTGAAACAACTGCTTATAAAAAAGTACCGGGAAAATGGTCTCATCACAGCGGCTGACAAGGAACTCAATGCCCATAATCAATTCTTGCAAAGTACGGCCGCGCTGGGTTTGCCCGGATTGATCCTGCTCGCATTAACATTTATAATCACATTTTTAAAACCGAATTTTCAGCTCAGAGTATTATTGATGGTTTTGTTCGCTTTCATGCTTGTTGAATCTGTACTTGAAATACAGGCAGGAACTTTGTTCGTGGCATTCTGGATACCACTTATGTGCATCAGCGGAAATTCCGGGCGTAACGCAAAAAGATCACTCCTTATTGTCACACAGTACTTCCCTCCGGAAACGGGAGCGCCGCAAAACAGACTTTATGAATTGGCGTTAAGACTGAGAAAGTCAGGGATGGAAGTAAACGTGCTGACGGCACTTCCGAATTATCCAAGAATGGAAATTATGAAGGGATACCGGAATGGTGAAAACAGGAAGGAAAACATGGAGGGGATGATCGTATACAGATGCTGGATTTATGTTTCTAAAAAACGATCGATTTTTCCACGTTTGCTTAATTATTTTTCATTTGTATGGACTTCGATGTGGGCCGGTCTGTTCCGGATACCCCGGCATGATATTATTCTTATAGAGTCTCCTCCTTTATTTCTGGGAATTTCCGGCAGATGGATTGCCTTCTGGAGAGGAAGCAACATGATCTTTAATGTTTCCGATCTGTGGCCGGAAAGCGCAGAAAAGCTGGGGTTAGTAAAAAACAGGCTTTTCCTGCGTGCAGCAACTGTTCTGGAGGAACAACTTTACCGCAAATCCTGGAAAATTACCGGCCAAACACAGGGAATTGTTAAAAATATTTCTGAACGATTTCCGGGGAAGAAAATCCATTGGCTTCCCAACGGGGTAGATCTCCGCTTGTATACTCCCGAACCCGGACAGGGTGAATGGCGGAAAAAAGCAGGCATTCCGGCCGAAAAACTGCTGATTACTTATGCAGGCATCATCGGACATGCGCAAGGGCTAGAAGTGATCCTGCGTGCGGCACATCGTCTGCAGGATTTGGAAAAAGTGCAGTTTCTCCTGTTGGGCGACGGTCCGGAGAAGGAAGGATTGATGACCATGGCCAGGCAACGCTTTCTCTCCAATGTGCTTTTTCTTGATCCCGTATCAAAAAAAGAAATGAGGGAAGTGGTGAGAGCCACGGATCTTGCTGTAGTGCCGCTTCGCAGGCTGGAGCTCTTTAAGGGAGCTATTCCCAGTAAAATCTTTGAAAATATAGCAATGAAAAAACCGGTGCTTCTGGGCGTAGACGGTGAAGCACGCTCCTTATTTATCGAGGAGGGTAAATGCGGTTACTATTTTGAGCCCGAAAACGATGAAGATCTCGCAAAAGCAGTCCGTCACGCTGCATCTAACCCGGAAGAACTGGAAACCATGGGGGAGAACGGGAGAGTTTATGCCGAAAAGCGCTTCAACCGTGAAATTATTGCCGCAGAGTTTATGCGGTTTATTGAAAACGACTGA
- a CDS encoding insulinase family protein, giving the protein MKKDRTKAPPRKPVGEVRLPVVKDEYLSNGIPVTVVDSGSQDLCRVEFIYNAGTTSSSHPLIASFANDLVHEGTPDHGAEEIADQLDYYGAFLETEAHFDHASVFLFTLNKHLSSVLPVVAECLEQASYPDKDVITFISNQKQKFKVAEEKVNYICRRKFNEALFGPSHGYGRNVQLKDYGTVLPQDLRDFHRAYYHAGNCRIMVAGKRPKGLLEMLDLHFGKSPARKTVQTELVWQFEPSASRKYFVPRKDALQSAIRIGRILFNRRHPDFMDMQVVNTILGGYFGSRLMANIREDKGFTYGIGSGVSSLLHSGSFVISTEVGTDVCKAALKEIYYELTRLREETVSNEELDTVKNYMLGTYLSSVDGPFQVADKIRMLRQFGLDTDHYDSLIRSIRTITPKRIRELANTWLLEKDLFEVVAGKK; this is encoded by the coding sequence ATGAAAAAAGACAGAACAAAAGCGCCGCCACGAAAGCCTGTAGGTGAAGTCCGCTTGCCTGTTGTGAAAGACGAATATCTTTCCAACGGCATTCCGGTTACGGTGGTTGACAGCGGAAGTCAGGATCTGTGCAGGGTGGAATTTATTTATAATGCGGGAACCACTTCTTCTTCCCATCCGCTGATTGCCTCTTTCGCAAACGACCTCGTACACGAGGGAACGCCCGATCACGGAGCAGAGGAAATTGCAGATCAGTTGGATTATTACGGTGCTTTTCTTGAAACAGAAGCTCATTTTGATCACGCCTCAGTTTTTTTATTTACACTAAACAAACATCTTTCTTCGGTGCTCCCGGTAGTGGCGGAATGCCTTGAGCAGGCATCATATCCGGATAAGGATGTGATTACCTTTATCTCCAACCAGAAGCAGAAATTTAAAGTAGCTGAAGAAAAAGTAAATTACATATGCAGAAGGAAATTCAATGAGGCACTATTTGGCCCGTCGCATGGATATGGACGGAATGTACAGCTAAAGGATTATGGCACAGTTTTGCCGCAGGATCTGCGGGATTTCCACAGAGCGTATTACCACGCGGGAAATTGCCGCATTATGGTCGCGGGCAAGCGCCCCAAGGGTCTTTTGGAAATGCTCGATTTACATTTCGGGAAATCACCGGCCCGTAAGACAGTTCAAACGGAACTGGTATGGCAATTTGAACCTTCGGCCTCCAGGAAATACTTCGTTCCGAGAAAAGACGCGCTGCAGTCAGCGATCCGCATCGGGAGGATCTTATTCAACCGCCGTCACCCTGATTTTATGGATATGCAGGTGGTGAATACAATTTTAGGTGGATACTTCGGATCCAGACTGATGGCGAATATCAGGGAAGATAAGGGCTTTACATATGGTATCGGATCCGGTGTTTCATCTCTTCTTCATTCCGGATCATTTGTGATTTCTACTGAAGTTGGTACGGATGTATGCAAGGCCGCGCTGAAGGAAATCTATTACGAGCTGACTCGCTTGCGCGAGGAAACAGTGAGTAATGAAGAACTGGACACGGTGAAGAATTATATGCTGGGAACGTATCTTTCCTCGGTTGACGGGCCCTTTCAGGTGGCCGACAAAATCCGAATGCTGCGCCAGTTCGGTCTGGATACGGATCATTACGATTCGCTGATCCGGTCAATTAGAACAATCACGCCGAAACGCATTCGTGAACTCGCCAATACCTGGCTTCTTGAAAAGGACTTATTTGAAGTAGTGGCAGGAAAAAAATGA
- a CDS encoding NAD(P)-dependent oxidoreductase, with product MNILLTGGSGFIGRHLVQSLVQAGFKITVLSREDSEKALPEGVRVEKGDITKPETYCSLLAETNALVHLASELRREEKMEDVNHKAAAALARNASERGVSTFIHLSSVGVSGFGFHPAKAVCTEETPCTPQNEYERTKWLGEQEVLRAGDKGMRTVVLRPTNVYGEDHPRQALLMLFRRVKSRSFLPYTRGSMVNYLYVGDLVSVIACSLQNAEMAGVFQVGTPSETGDFLQEIACELDEKPSGIPLPAFAVRIAATLAGGENGQRLRSLCNFAEYSSQKLLQTIPVTFDEQAGIKNTIQWYQNNKML from the coding sequence ATGAACATTTTACTGACCGGAGGCTCCGGATTCATTGGCAGACATTTAGTGCAAAGTCTGGTGCAAGCCGGATTCAAAATAACGGTATTGTCGAGGGAAGACTCAGAGAAAGCATTGCCGGAAGGAGTAAGGGTGGAGAAAGGAGATATCACCAAGCCGGAGACCTATTGTTCTCTGCTTGCAGAAACGAACGCACTGGTGCATCTTGCTTCGGAATTAAGAAGGGAAGAGAAGATGGAAGATGTGAACCACAAGGCGGCAGCTGCATTAGCGAGAAATGCTTCAGAGCGGGGCGTGAGCACCTTCATACATCTCAGTTCGGTTGGAGTAAGCGGTTTTGGTTTCCACCCCGCTAAAGCAGTTTGCACCGAAGAAACTCCCTGCACACCTCAGAATGAATACGAACGGACAAAATGGCTGGGAGAACAGGAAGTGCTCCGTGCCGGCGATAAAGGAATGCGCACCGTCGTTTTGAGACCCACCAACGTATATGGTGAGGACCACCCGCGTCAAGCACTTCTCATGCTCTTCCGAAGGGTGAAAAGCAGAAGTTTCCTGCCGTATACCAGAGGTAGTATGGTAAATTATCTCTACGTCGGAGATCTGGTAAGCGTAATTGCCTGTTCTCTGCAAAACGCTGAAATGGCAGGTGTATTCCAGGTAGGGACTCCTTCTGAAACCGGTGATTTTCTTCAGGAGATTGCATGTGAACTTGACGAGAAACCTTCCGGTATACCCTTACCCGCATTTGCGGTAAGAATTGCCGCCACTCTTGCAGGAGGGGAAAACGGTCAGCGGCTGAGATCCTTGTGTAACTTTGCGGAATACAGTTCTCAGAAACTTCTTCAAACAATACCCGTAACTTTTGATGAACAAGCCGGTATTAAAAATACAATTCAGTGGTACCAAAACAATAAAATGCTCTGA